The Gossypium arboreum isolate Shixiya-1 chromosome 6, ASM2569848v2, whole genome shotgun sequence DNA window GGACCTActtgcaacgatcttaaaaacataaaatttacgagAAATGAACCTCAAATCCGTATACATTCAAGGGGTGAAGCTCAACCGAATTCTCCCAACTTTAAAAATTGTGATTTCAGGTGAAAGATAAAGAAATGAGGAAGATGAATAATGTTTTATGTTTTTagcttattattatatttttttaacattaaaacaacatataaattataacaaaAATCATCACAAACCGTCCCATTATCTCTAAAGTGGTTAAATTACCACTTGAATCCTTTAATAAATCTTAATTAACCTTTTTATTAACTACAATTCAATAGTGATCAAGTTTttacaagttttacaatttagtccttttctttaattaactatcaaatcatCAATATTATCATATCAAACTTCAATCCACTTATACaataactccgtaaatatttaataaaaatatttatgaactcAATTTATGAAAGCGAGGTCTTGATACCTtattttccaaaaccactgtcTTTTGGTACAAACCACTTGTACCTTGATTAACTGGccaattaataaaatctattaaatAATGATTGACTATTTTACCATATTtaatcataaatattaattaaatatatctaCAGACTCACTCGTCAAAATTGTAATCTCGAAATTACTATTTTCGACGTCATTGAAAAATGAGCTATTACAATAGTTGAAGCACATTTAAGTCCTATGTGTGTGAGCTATCATTGTGTATTATTTCCTATAGAAAAGGTGGGCCTCTCATTTGGTGCCATGTGCTTGGAGGACCTTGCAATACTCCTTTGTTGATATTTCTAGTTTTGGAGAATATGCTTCAGTTGTTTTTGTGTTTTGTCTAAGATATTTTGGTGTGCTTCGAAAGCATTAGAAGAGAAATGGAAAAGTTAAATGGATGGCATAGCATTTGTGACTAGTAATTGTAAGAAGATATGTGGAAAGTTGTTCATGTCCAGTGGTCTATATGTAACTAGAAAAGTGTTGGTTCCCGAGATTGTGAAGCTACTGAAAGTGGAGTTCTTGTGCTAATTTAGGTAGTTACACCATTGGTAAGTGAACTTGTGAAGGGAAATTGGAAGTCAAGATATTCTAGCCATGGTCAGGTTGTACCCAACTAGTGAAAAAAAGCTTAAGAAATATCAGAAAAAACATATTCCACAGAGGGATTAGCTGTTAGAGTCACTCTAATGGTTTAGGTAGTGACTATCTTAAGTGAAGGACCCGTGCTCAAAGTTAATATTGATGAGTTAAAGGCATTTGATGGCATTGATGATCGTTGTTCAAAGTTTTCAGTTTCTATGATGGTTAAGCTAGGTTGTTTAGTGAAAAAGACCATGATTTTTTGTTCATAATTCTCACAAATAGTGCCAATTATTGATATCTATCTGTGTTGAGCTACTAAAATAGGTTGGATGTATGCTTTAGATAAGCTTCAAGATAAGAAACAAGTTAAAGGGCACCAAAGTTGTTACTTTGACTACTCTTTAATGCTTCAGTTAACAAATGTCTTGAAGAAAATGGAAAATGGAAAACAATGCTTAAGTTAACGAATGTCTTATAGAAAATGGAAAATGGAAAAGGTGCTAAGTAACGAGATCAATCAAACCTCAATCAACTTTGTGGATTTGTGATttatataagaccatgtttgctTTAATGGAATTGCTATGCAGTTACGTCTAAATTCTGAGGGGACCACCATTCCATTGTTTGGTTCAAATAATCCCACAAAATGGTTAAAAACGTTGAATGGTTATTCCTACTCCATTTGTTAAAAATGCTAAATGGGTATTCAGCACTCAGCCATTGTAATGGCTATTCGGCAAATATAAGGAATCACTTAAAAAATTTTGTTCCCAGCATACCCctaaaaaataacaaatttacaAGCTTATAATTGATAAAAACCTGGGAGGTTATTCTTTCACCATTTTCTTATCAATATTCACTTttcatatttctttcaaattgagaGAAAGAAAGCTCAGAACATCGAATTTGTCTCTAGGTAAGCATCAATTTTCATGGGTGAGATTCAAGCTTTTTGAAAACTAAACAATATGAGTCTTTGATCCTTGagttttctttgaattttttagttgtttttttcttaaaactatTCAAAAACTTGAAAACTAAAAATTATTAGTCTTTGATGTTTGCATTTGATCTGGATTTCTGAAATTCCTTTCTCAATTGAAAATTTAACTTTCTTTTACtattttttggttttgtttttccTTTGTTCTTTTTTAGTTTTTACTGGCAAAAGGTCTTTCTTTGCTTTTATAACAACAAAGAAGATAAAAAACAAAATGAGGAAAAAATAATTTGTATATTTAAATTtctcatttttttccttttttttcttttacattttatgcaatttctgCACAAAATAATCTGTATGTTTAAATTTCTTATGCaaagtttttccttttctttaattAGAAAGGTTTACTAATTGGCTAGTAATAGCATcctattttcttctctttttttttcctgaTGAATTACTTGTTTATTTGGTTGCTTGTGTGGGATTTTCTAGGCATTCATGAAAggtttttcttgttttctttcttttttttttcaagtgtGGGGATGATTTGTTGAGTTTCATTTCAAGCGGTTAATATCTTTTTCTCTTTTGATGGAGAATAGATTAAAGCTAGCCAAATTTTCCTTCTTGATGGATGTTTATAGCTTTGATTGGTTTCTTGATTTCaatgaaatcaaaattttaagCTAATTTTATATTGTTTAGCATCATATTATTTCAGCTTTTTTAAGGAGGAAGATAAATGGGGTAAGGTCCTTACATGGATCTTGACATGTAAGGTATGTTGATTTAGGAGCATTTTGAGCTTCAAGCTCTTGGATGCTTATTCTTCTTTTTAATCTTTTTAATGGTGCAAGATTCTAGTTGAAACTCACATAGCTAAACAGGCTGCTGCAGATATAAAGTTTGAATGGAGATGCATAGAAGAACAAGTATCTACTTCAACAAGCAGCTGCCCACTTGATAATTGTTAGTATATTTAAAGTTGATATAAGCTTTCATAATTGCTTTCCCTTTTGATTAGAATTCATTACTAATTCCCCTGAAGTTAAAAAGCAACAAGATAACAAGTTTCCAACAAAAGGTTGTTTTGGTCTAAGCAAATAAAGGAGGACTCAATATTGTCAGCTTGGCTCTTGAATTTACTTCTTCAACATAGACCAAAAAATCGAGTTGTGTAGGATTCAAACAACTTAAAGTGCCTCACTGGTCTACTTCTTCCTGGCTATCATCTATGTCAAAGAGGGTTTTGCAATGAACAAAATAGCTTCTCTTTGATTGTGTTAGGGAGTTGGTGGAAAATAACCATGAGAAGGAACAGAAAGGACAGAGATTTAAAGGATCTAATGAAGAGATGTTAAATGTGAGAATATGAAGGGATAGGGAAAACAATGTGGAGATGAATCCAACATTAAGCAATTGTTGGAGCTGGATATAATTAATTCCACCTAAGAATGGAAGAATGGTTTTGAATCCTAGAAGAGGGATATGGGGATAATAATTGGAAATGTTATTGTAAAGGAGATTACAAGTGAAGTTTGGGATTGGACAATGTTTGTTTAAATGTCACAATGAATATGGCATTTCATTTCTAGTTTGTTTAAATGTCACAATGAATATGGCATTTCATTTCTAGTTCTGTTACTAATTCACTTTGAGAAGTTTTAGTATGATCATGAAATCATTACAAACATGTAtatagggttagacattgtttaATGCTAGTTGGATATTTGATGTATAGATGTTTAAATGTCACCGCTGGGTTTGTTTGGTGTATAGATGTTTGATgtttttcatatatataaatatgagaaCGATTATTGTTTTTGGATCAGTATTTGTAATTTTGGTAACTATGATTCCATGAGATTATGTTGCCCTTCATATTATACATGTAGTAAGATGATGTAGTAGATTTAGTAaaagaaattgtgtaaaaatttatGGTTGGAATCACCCATAGGAAAAGAAGGTAAGTGTGTGTGGGATGAGAGGGTAGCATTTTTCGGGGATTGGTCTACATAGATTCCTCTTGCAAAATGTCAAAACTACATCCTTCCTCTATAGATGAACCACattatattaagaatattattaaattatatattattatttttattaatttgtatTTAATAGTAgttctattaaaatttaaaaacattaataatcTATCTATAAAAATTCTGTTAAGGGTATTCTAATCATTTAAGCatttttccttatgctattacaatatctatttcattcaatcaaacacaagaatactattacagttttattccattccattcaactaaacaactgaattactgattacaattttatttcatttccccAGCAAAGTGTTTGTGGCTAGCCGAGACCGCTTGGGCTTGTACCCAAATCTAATTGTCAATTCGTTGAGTTGGTGATGGTTTGTAAAAGCTTCAAAAGGGAAGTCTTTGGGCAAGCATTTGAGCTTGCGAGGCTAAGAGCCCATCTAAGGCTTTTGGGCCTTTCTTTTTCGATCAATACCCCATACTTTTTTCATTTTCCTTGTAATAATTTTTGTTAGCTTTTTTATgaatacatctcattcaactgCCACACATGCACACACCACACACTAGTGATTCCTACGATCCCTGTGAATTGAACCCATATCGTGGGCTCAGAAGTGAACACCGAAAGCCAATGGGCGAAATGCTAATCTGGTTTTCGTTGTAAAGTTTGAATTTTTGTTACCAAAGGAACTTCCTTTGGTTGGAAATTGAATTATAGCATGCTAAATTGCTTAAACAACTTTCATgctcttttttcctttttattttttttataattcaaGGTGGGGATGAGGTTGTtagcattttcatgcttttttTTCTTTATCTTCTTCTTGATTTGCCTACAGGATTATGCGGAGCGCTACTCAAGGGAAAAATCGAATAATTTTCTGGGACAATATGTTGCAGATTTTAATGGGGATGTTAGGAACATTGTCTTAACTATGCATCCCCTACACTTTGGTGTTGAAGAGATGAAAATATTGTTTTCTTCAAAGCTTGGTAATGATGGGGAAGAGGATACTTTTTTGTTAATACAAactacttttatattttatatttttattattttatttaaattatattattttaaactttCGGGTAATGATAGGTGTCACAGACATTCTTataaaaaaacaattaaattagATATCAAATTTAGACAAGGGTAGACTAGTATTTCAGGTTTTAAGCCACCATTTTATAGTTAAACTCTAAtgactaaattaattttatttaggtGTAAGGATTTATTTGGTgttctaatttaaaaaaattattttaggtcttcatttaatttttgtttgtcaaattACACACGGACTTTAAcgtcaataattaattaatttttaaaataaaattactataaaagcatattttatctattttaatgttttagtttttttaaaaagtatttaaTTGCTAATGTAGTAATTTTTCGTAatagtaaaattaataaatattaatttttctatttattttgaagtaatttgataaataatataaatttaagagTTTAAAATGATAACATTTCCTTTTATTAACACTATTGATTGATGAGTGTTTAAGTAGGTAAAATAAGAGTAGGCAGTTATATTTGTTTTGATCTTCCATACTTTTAGTACGAAAATTCATCACATCCATACTCAACTTTTTAAACTTCAAAAACGAGACACATattttctaaatatatatatatatttgactttGACCTCCTTTTAACAactaacaagaaaaataaaacaaaatccaaTTCTTCCCATATTTCTCATGCATATCACGCAATTCTCTTTCCTTTCTTCCACGCCAGTCTCCCTGATATATATAAGGAATGCTGTTTGGAGGTTAAAAAGGAAAAATGAACATGGCGTCACCGTCTCCCCAAATAGACAGTCACCGAGAGCAGGCTGAAATTTACAATGGGGAGGCTCTTTGCAATCAAAAGGCGCGGGAGCTGTTCGATAAGTTTCATCTGCCCAAAGGATTGCTGCCTATGAACGACCTGAATGAGATGGGGTTCAACTCCATCACTGGTTTCCTCTGGTTGAGACAGCAGAAGAAATCGGAATTCAGATTCAAGTCGATCGGGAAAACTGTAGCGTATGAAACAGAGGTGACGGCATTTGTTGAGGATCGTCGGATGCGGAGGCTGACGGGTATCAAAACTAAGGAGATGATGATTTGGATTACAATTTCTGATATTTCTATTGATGATAATGACCCCACTAAGATCACATTTTCTAGTTCATCGGGCCTCTCCAAAACTTTTCCGGTCGAAGCTTTTGAAGATGAGGAGCAGAGCAAATGAAgcttttactattttatttttaactttcaCTTATCCCTTTCTCACTTAATATTTTTACCAATCACTCAATTCAATTCAATGAATATTTGTGGTTGGTTTTACTTTTTGGAAATTTCCAATTACTAGGTTAGTTTTCATTTGTCCAAACAACATTTAACCTTGGAGCTTCTCATTAATTAAG harbors:
- the LOC108486044 gene encoding uncharacterized protein LOC108486044 is translated as MNMASPSPQIDSHREQAEIYNGEALCNQKARELFDKFHLPKGLLPMNDLNEMGFNSITGFLWLRQQKKSEFRFKSIGKTVAYETEVTAFVEDRRMRRLTGIKTKEMMIWITISDISIDDNDPTKITFSSSSGLSKTFPVEAFEDEEQSK